The Longimicrobiaceae bacterium genome has a window encoding:
- a CDS encoding GAF domain-containing protein — translation MTADPAPQDDGHASPDPLSGAPDAAAPGRPSPRDAADISSGELARALFDESPLSTVVYDAAGRPLRVNPAFTKLWGASIGDVPAEYTVLDDPELDGLGVLPEVRRAFAGEAVVLPPVRYDMSHTLGLGRTTWTQGHFYPVRGADGALTHVVLVHVDLTAAKEADEALRQGEDRFRAALRASGAVVFQQDLELRYTWLYDPALGRVDERVNGLTEADLGGDRVADALKRRVLDTGRPARGELRLPFVPGSRVFDVAVEPLRDAAGALAGVTCAGLDVTDRLREAGERERLLEQAEEARRAAEAARARASFLAEAGQALHSSLDHAATLAAVARLAVPMLADWCAVDVLEADGTIRRVAVAHQDPAKVALARQLQERYPVHADDATGVPAVLRTGRAERYDSIPDEMLVAGAVDEEHLRLLRSVGLRAALVLPLRGGERVLGALTLVNADSGRTFAPDDVELAEELARRSARALDNARLFREVTEAREALEQQAMELEIQSETLQEQATELEAQQAEL, via the coding sequence ATGACCGCAGATCCCGCCCCGCAGGACGACGGCCACGCATCTCCCGATCCGCTGTCCGGCGCGCCGGACGCCGCCGCGCCGGGCCGCCCGTCCCCGCGTGACGCGGCGGACATCTCCTCGGGCGAGCTGGCGCGCGCGCTGTTCGACGAGTCGCCGCTGAGCACGGTGGTGTACGACGCGGCCGGGCGCCCGCTGCGGGTGAACCCGGCGTTCACGAAGCTGTGGGGCGCGAGCATAGGCGACGTGCCGGCGGAGTACACCGTGCTGGACGACCCGGAGCTGGACGGCCTGGGCGTGCTGCCGGAGGTGCGCCGCGCCTTCGCGGGCGAGGCGGTGGTGCTGCCGCCCGTGCGCTACGACATGTCGCACACGCTGGGCCTGGGGCGAACGACGTGGACGCAGGGGCACTTCTACCCGGTGCGCGGCGCGGACGGCGCCCTCACGCACGTGGTGCTGGTGCACGTGGACCTGACGGCGGCGAAGGAGGCCGACGAGGCGCTGCGGCAGGGCGAGGACCGCTTCCGGGCCGCCCTGCGCGCATCGGGCGCGGTGGTCTTCCAGCAGGACCTGGAGCTGCGGTACACCTGGCTGTACGACCCCGCGCTGGGCCGGGTGGACGAGCGCGTGAACGGCCTGACCGAGGCCGACCTGGGCGGCGACCGCGTTGCCGACGCCCTCAAGCGGCGCGTGCTGGACACGGGCCGGCCCGCGCGCGGCGAGCTGCGGCTGCCCTTCGTTCCCGGCAGCCGCGTGTTCGACGTGGCGGTGGAGCCCCTGCGCGACGCGGCGGGGGCGCTGGCTGGCGTGACGTGCGCCGGGCTGGACGTGACCGACCGCCTGCGTGAGGCGGGCGAGCGCGAGCGGCTGCTCGAGCAGGCGGAAGAGGCCCGCCGCGCCGCCGAGGCCGCGCGCGCCCGCGCCAGCTTCCTGGCCGAGGCAGGCCAGGCGCTGCACTCCTCGCTGGACCACGCCGCCACGCTGGCCGCCGTGGCTCGCCTGGCCGTGCCCATGCTGGCCGACTGGTGCGCGGTGGACGTGCTGGAGGCCGACGGCACCATTCGCCGCGTGGCAGTGGCGCACCAGGACCCCGCCAAGGTCGCCCTCGCCAGGCAGCTCCAGGAGCGCTACCCCGTCCACGCGGACGACGCGACCGGGGTGCCCGCCGTGCTGCGGACCGGCCGGGCCGAGAGGTACGACTCGATCCCCGACGAGATGCTGGTGGCGGGGGCGGTGGACGAGGAGCACCTGCGCCTGCTGCGCAGCGTGGGCCTGCGCGCCGCGCTGGTGCTGCCGCTGCGGGGCGGCGAGCGCGTGCTGGGGGCGCTGACGCTGGTGAACGCCGACTCCGGCCGCACCTTCGCGCCCGACGACGTGGAGCTGGCCGAGGAGCTGGCCCGCCGCTCCGCTCGCGCGCTCGACAACGCCCGCCTCTTCCGCGAGGTCACCGAGGCGCGCGAGGCCTTGGAGCAGCAGGCGATGGAGCTGGAGATCCAGTCCGAGACGCTGCAGGAGCAGGCCACCGAGCTGGAGGCGCAGCAGGCCGAGCTG
- a CDS encoding isochorismatase family protein, translating into MLRSADVPLSQSALLVIDVQDSFKVGARWARRSNAAFEENVSLLVDAYREAGLPVIFVLHTDGDDHFAPDSPHVNLMDFLSPRAGEPTIRKDTRNCFTSTNLQAMLLHRGVRRLAITGIQTEQCCETTARVAADLGFAVDFVLDATLTFPIPNLDVPGEELGVAEIEERTAYALRGRFARIVSAAELAGAVREAALEPALA; encoded by the coding sequence ATGCTCCGGTCCGCCGACGTGCCGCTGTCCCAATCCGCCCTGCTGGTGATCGACGTGCAGGACTCGTTCAAGGTGGGCGCGCGCTGGGCCCGCCGGAGCAACGCGGCGTTCGAGGAGAACGTGTCGCTGCTGGTGGACGCGTACCGCGAGGCGGGGCTGCCCGTGATCTTCGTCCTCCACACGGACGGCGACGACCACTTCGCGCCGGACAGCCCGCACGTGAACCTGATGGACTTCCTGTCGCCGCGGGCGGGCGAGCCCACGATCCGAAAGGACACGCGCAACTGCTTCACCAGCACGAACCTGCAAGCCATGCTGCTGCACCGCGGCGTGCGGCGGCTGGCGATCACCGGCATCCAGACGGAGCAGTGCTGCGAGACCACGGCGCGCGTGGCCGCCGACCTGGGCTTTGCGGTGGACTTCGTGCTGGACGCCACGCTCACCTTCCCCATCCCCAACCTGGACGTGCCGGGCGAGGAGCTGGGCGTGGCGGAGATCGAGGAGCGAACGGCGTACGCGCTGCGCGGCCGGTTCGCGCGCATCGTGAGCGCGGCCGAGCTTGCGGGCGCGGTGCGCGAGGCGGCGCTGGAGCCGGCGCTCGCATGA
- a CDS encoding helix-turn-helix domain-containing protein: protein MSRRVFFALFPGAEILDFAGPVQALWEAASLGAGYEVAYCGATPAVRTAQGLEMCGLEPLPDVRDDDWVFVPGFPVMQMGPPRELVEWLRGVGQTQARICSVCTGTFALGEAGLLDGRRCTTHWKRAALLQQRFPRARVLDDRLFVEDGRLVSSAGIASGIDMTLGLVEQDAGAEIAAGAAREMVVYMRRDGSQPQESVYLEYQRHLDAGVHRVQQYLISNPASRATLEELAAIAFVSPRHLTRTFRGATGISVGEFRLRLRLERARTLVQHSRLKLDAVAAECGFADARQLRRIWTRHFGVPPSASRTVAVEA from the coding sequence ATGAGCCGCCGCGTCTTCTTCGCGCTCTTTCCCGGCGCCGAGATCCTGGACTTCGCGGGGCCCGTGCAGGCGCTGTGGGAGGCCGCATCGCTGGGCGCGGGCTACGAGGTGGCGTACTGCGGCGCCACGCCCGCGGTCCGCACGGCGCAGGGGCTGGAGATGTGCGGCCTGGAGCCGCTGCCGGACGTGCGGGACGACGACTGGGTGTTCGTGCCCGGCTTCCCCGTCATGCAGATGGGCCCGCCGCGCGAGCTGGTGGAGTGGCTGCGGGGCGTTGGGCAGACGCAGGCGCGCATCTGCTCGGTGTGCACGGGCACCTTCGCGCTGGGCGAGGCGGGGCTGCTGGACGGCCGCCGCTGCACCACGCACTGGAAGCGCGCGGCACTGCTCCAGCAGCGCTTCCCGCGCGCGCGGGTGCTGGACGACCGGCTGTTCGTGGAGGACGGGCGCCTGGTGAGCAGCGCCGGCATCGCCTCGGGCATCGACATGACGCTGGGGCTGGTGGAGCAGGACGCGGGCGCCGAGATCGCGGCCGGGGCGGCGCGAGAGATGGTGGTGTACATGCGCCGCGACGGCTCGCAGCCGCAGGAGAGCGTGTACCTGGAGTACCAGCGCCACCTGGACGCCGGCGTGCACCGCGTGCAGCAGTACCTCATCTCCAACCCCGCCTCGCGGGCCACGTTGGAGGAGCTGGCCGCCATCGCGTTCGTGAGCCCGCGGCACCTCACGCGCACCTTCCGCGGCGCCACGGGCATCTCGGTGGGCGAGTTCCGGCTGCGGCTGCGGCTGGAGCGTGCGCGGACGCTGGTGCAGCACTCGCGGCTCAAGCTGGACGCGGTGGCGGCGGAGTGCGGCTTCGCGGACGCACGCCAGCTTCGCCGCATCTGGACGCGCCACTTCGGCGTCCCGCCCAGTGCCTCGCGTACCGTCGCGGTGGAGGCCTGA
- a CDS encoding MlaD family protein — protein sequence MRLRKQVQLGALFIAAVVGFAVVAFALGRMKMGPPQAQLLGIFNEVGQLKVGNNVVYRGVHVGKVTGISFARGGGGVLVTMAVPTGMNIPVDAAVQSEPESVMGPWQAQIISQSWYPDAEYTRTRTKGVLPGTTLPDIAKLTAAASAMAGSVQTMSANVQATFTEKAAAKIRQQVADAEKTSDDLNRALSVRTRAAGGMTNGVLATSVRIRAMSDSMKLTALGMRAALASGSTRQLVTTARQASARMVALTEGIRARAASFPTPAGYEARLAAIQARAESAGRSVEAMGPRVDSAGAMLQRARTAMVSLEQALQKMDSGPAGANGMLSDPSQYENALRAAITLRQTLDDIQAHPEKYLGKKLF from the coding sequence ATGCGGCTACGGAAGCAGGTTCAGCTCGGCGCGCTGTTCATCGCGGCGGTGGTGGGCTTCGCCGTGGTGGCGTTCGCGCTGGGCCGGATGAAGATGGGGCCGCCGCAGGCGCAGCTGCTGGGCATCTTCAACGAGGTGGGGCAGCTCAAGGTGGGCAACAACGTGGTGTACCGCGGGGTTCACGTGGGCAAGGTGACCGGGATCAGCTTCGCGCGCGGCGGCGGCGGCGTGCTGGTCACGATGGCGGTGCCCACCGGGATGAACATTCCCGTGGACGCGGCGGTGCAGAGCGAGCCCGAGTCGGTGATGGGGCCTTGGCAGGCGCAGATCATCTCGCAGTCGTGGTATCCCGACGCCGAGTACACGCGCACCCGCACCAAGGGCGTGCTGCCCGGCACCACGCTGCCCGACATCGCCAAGCTCACCGCCGCCGCGTCGGCCATGGCGGGCAGCGTCCAGACGATGTCGGCCAACGTGCAGGCCACCTTCACCGAGAAGGCCGCGGCCAAGATCCGCCAGCAGGTGGCCGACGCCGAGAAGACCAGCGACGACCTGAACCGCGCCCTCTCGGTGCGCACCCGCGCGGCCGGCGGCATGACGAACGGCGTGCTGGCGACCAGCGTCCGCATCCGCGCCATGAGCGACTCCATGAAGCTCACGGCGCTGGGCATGCGGGCGGCCCTGGCGTCAGGCAGCACGCGGCAGCTGGTGACCACGGCGCGCCAGGCCAGCGCGCGCATGGTGGCGCTCACCGAGGGCATCCGCGCGCGGGCGGCCAGCTTCCCCACGCCTGCCGGGTACGAGGCGAGGCTCGCCGCCATCCAGGCCCGGGCCGAGAGCGCCGGCCGCTCCGTCGAGGCGATGGGTCCGCGCGTGGACAGCGCGGGCGCCATGCTCCAGCGGGCGCGCACGGCCATGGTCTCGCTGGAGCAGGCGCTCCAGAAGATGGATTCCGGCCCGGCGGGCGCGAACGGCATGCTGTCCGACCCGTCGCAGTACGAGAACGCCCTGCGCGCCGCGATCACGCTCCGCCAGACGCTGGACGACATCCAGGCGCATCCGGAGAAGTACCTGGGCAAGAAGCTCTTCTGA
- a CDS encoding glycoside hydrolase family 6 protein has product MPRLPLRSPPGAAEPARHPPARRRSALRTAIRALPPLLALLLVAPGATPQRNPFAGRRLYVDPASPAARQAAAWNRSRPADAARMRVIAAQPQAKWMGDWARDVRREVDGVVGAAARQGALPVLVAYNIPHRDCGLYSAGGARDGDGYRRWIRDFAAGINRRPAVVIVEPDGLPSLDCLPLRLQDERYVLLRDAVQTLKAAGAAVYVDAGNANWRRPPDMAGRLRKAGIEMADGFSLNVSNFHAVQVNVTYGEQLSRLVGGKHFVVDTSRNGRGNAVERQWCNAPNQALGRAPTTQTGSALADAFLWVKTPGQSDGTCNGGPRAGEWWADYALELSKAAEAIGSMLPH; this is encoded by the coding sequence GTGCCACGTCTCCCGCTCCGCAGCCCGCCGGGCGCGGCCGAGCCGGCGCGCCATCCACCGGCGCGGCGGCGTTCCGCGCTGCGGACGGCGATCCGCGCGTTGCCGCCGCTGCTGGCCCTGCTGCTGGTGGCGCCGGGCGCCACGCCGCAGCGCAACCCGTTCGCGGGGCGGCGGCTGTACGTGGACCCCGCCTCGCCCGCGGCGCGGCAGGCGGCAGCGTGGAACCGCTCGCGCCCGGCCGACGCGGCGCGCATGCGCGTGATCGCCGCGCAGCCGCAGGCGAAGTGGATGGGCGACTGGGCCCGCGACGTCCGCCGCGAGGTGGACGGCGTGGTGGGCGCGGCGGCGCGGCAGGGCGCGCTGCCCGTGCTGGTGGCGTACAACATCCCGCACCGGGACTGCGGCCTGTACTCGGCCGGCGGGGCGCGCGACGGCGACGGCTACCGCCGCTGGATCCGCGACTTCGCGGCGGGCATCAACCGACGGCCCGCCGTGGTGATCGTGGAGCCGGACGGGCTGCCCTCGCTGGACTGCCTGCCGCTGCGCCTGCAGGACGAGCGGTACGTGCTCCTGCGCGACGCGGTGCAGACGCTGAAGGCCGCGGGCGCCGCGGTGTACGTGGATGCGGGCAATGCCAACTGGCGCCGGCCGCCGGACATGGCGGGGCGCCTGCGCAAGGCGGGGATCGAGATGGCGGACGGGTTCAGCCTGAACGTATCCAACTTCCACGCCGTGCAGGTGAACGTGACGTACGGCGAGCAGCTGAGCCGGCTGGTGGGCGGCAAGCACTTCGTGGTGGACACCAGCCGCAACGGCCGCGGCAACGCGGTGGAGCGGCAGTGGTGCAACGCGCCGAACCAGGCCCTGGGCCGCGCCCCGACCACGCAGACCGGCAGCGCCCTGGCCGATGCGTTCCTGTGGGTGAAGACGCCCGGCCAGTCCGACGGCACCTGCAACGGCGGCCCCCGCGCCGGCGAGTGGTGGGCAGACTACGCGCTGGAGCTGAGCAAGGCCGCCGAAGCCATCGGAAGCATGCTGCCACACTGA